A single region of the Streptomyces virginiae genome encodes:
- a CDS encoding metallophosphoesterase gives MIVIAHLSDVHLDGGRRAAERTRAVMEYLDGLPYDVDAVLVSGDIADHAADAEYEEAAKLLRSRHPLVVCPGNHDERAAFRRGLLGEGSPSTEPVDQVLRGEGFVLAVCDSSVPGEDHGFLEESTLAWLDGVLTDTPQAIPVLVAFHHPPVPLHTPYVDEIRQFGEERLAALAERHPHLTAFLCGHAHTAAATTFAGRPVLVAPGVVSTLRLPWEPRTGSDEHVHLDEPPAVAFHVIGDDGRLTTHYRVVAARR, from the coding sequence GTGATCGTGATCGCACACCTCAGCGACGTCCATCTCGACGGCGGCCGGCGCGCGGCCGAGCGCACCCGCGCCGTCATGGAGTATCTCGACGGCCTTCCGTACGACGTGGACGCCGTGCTCGTGAGCGGGGACATAGCCGACCACGCGGCGGACGCCGAGTACGAGGAAGCCGCGAAGCTGCTGCGCTCGCGCCACCCGCTGGTCGTCTGCCCCGGCAACCACGACGAGCGGGCCGCCTTCCGCCGCGGCCTGCTGGGGGAGGGGTCCCCCTCCACCGAGCCCGTCGACCAGGTGCTGCGCGGCGAGGGCTTCGTCCTCGCCGTCTGCGACTCGTCCGTGCCCGGCGAGGACCACGGATTCCTGGAGGAATCCACCCTGGCCTGGTTGGACGGCGTACTGACCGACACCCCGCAGGCGATCCCGGTCCTGGTCGCCTTCCATCACCCGCCGGTGCCGCTGCACACCCCGTACGTGGACGAGATCCGCCAGTTCGGGGAGGAGCGGCTCGCCGCCCTCGCCGAGCGCCACCCGCACCTGACCGCATTCCTGTGCGGGCACGCGCACACCGCCGCGGCCACCACATTCGCCGGCCGGCCCGTGCTGGTCGCGCCTGGGGTCGTCTCCACGCTCCGGCTGCCGTGGGAGCCGCGGACCGGGTCCGACGAGCACGTGCACCTCGACGAGCCGCCGGCCGTCGCCTTCCACGTGATCGGTGACGACGGCCGACTGACGACCCACTACAGGGTGGTCGCCGCCCGCCGATAG
- a CDS encoding DUF2087 domain-containing protein: MSHSPEHRPSSSTAPRPPRRDVSDLFSGGRLTVIPRKVARREQLLAHLTDTLFAADREYTEPEVNDALRTVHEDCAALRRYLITSGRLVRTRDGRAYRRAATTL, from the coding sequence ATGTCCCACAGCCCCGAACATCGACCGTCATCGTCCACCGCCCCGCGTCCGCCCCGCCGGGACGTCTCCGACCTCTTCTCCGGCGGCCGGCTCACCGTGATCCCCCGCAAGGTCGCCCGGCGCGAGCAGTTGCTCGCCCACCTCACGGATACCCTCTTCGCGGCGGACCGCGAGTACACGGAGCCCGAGGTGAACGACGCCCTGCGCACCGTTCACGAGGACTGCGCGGCGTTGCGCCGGTATCTGATCACCTCGGGCCGGCTCGTGCGGACCCGTGACGGCCGTGCCTATCGGCGGGCGGCGACCACCCTGTAG
- a CDS encoding penicillin acylase family protein, with protein MRRPTARLRTAVAAGLIALGAALISPLAPAVAATTADDPIPLPIADHCGGRCSDILPPGQNGNATLAQILLHKAFGTMPAHASDQLARYDSLVAGYPGLTDAKVNDFFNDAAFGVPADQVESTTSPRPDVTITRDKKTGVPHIKGTTRYGTSFGAGYAAAQDRLWQMDLFRHVGRGDLTPFAGGALANQGLEQQFWPQAPYTEADLQAQVDRIRTTDGERGRLAMEDAQAYVDGINLYRTQSKNGRYFPGEYVLTGHIDSITNAGEIHPFKITDLIALASVVGGLFGGGGGGEVQAALSLLAAQQRYGLEEGTRVWESFRQRNDPETVLTVHDGTSFPYAQKPANPQGTALPDAGSVVAEPLVYDRSGAATAPEAADPPRPVKQSTSNALLVSGAHTASGHPVAVFGPQTGYLAPQLLMLQELQGPGISARGASFAGVSMYVQLGRGQDYAWSATSAGQDITDTFAVELCEPGGQPPTQAGTHYLYRGTCTPMEKLERTNTWKKSVADPTPDGSYRMQVWRTHYGIVTHRATVAGKPVAYTALRSTYRHEADSIIGFQMLNDPSYVKDAHTFQQAAEHIGYAFNWFYADSREAAYYNSGANPVRAAGVDAALPVHARQQYEWQGFDPAANTAAYTPPAEHPRSIGQDYYISWNNKQAKDYGAAGFGMGAVHRGDLLDRRVKALVAAGGVTRAKLTQAMAEAAVTDLRAENLLPELLAVLRSAPVTDPAVSAAIDKLAAWQASGAQRKETARGSRTYAHADAVRIMDAWWPLLIEAEFRPGLGAPLYDALRASLTVDEAPNAGHGPTGSHAGSAFQYGWWSYADEDLRMVLGRPVVDPPSQVHCGGGSLPACREVVAATLKQAAAATPAAVYPADGTCAAGNQWCADSIVQRPVGGLTHPQINWQNRPTYQQVTEFATHR; from the coding sequence ATGCGACGTCCCACCGCTCGCCTGCGAACCGCCGTCGCCGCCGGGCTGATCGCCCTCGGCGCCGCCCTGATCTCCCCCCTCGCCCCCGCGGTCGCGGCCACCACCGCCGACGACCCGATACCGCTCCCGATCGCCGACCACTGCGGCGGCCGGTGCTCCGACATCCTGCCGCCCGGCCAGAACGGCAACGCGACACTCGCCCAGATCCTCCTGCACAAGGCCTTCGGCACCATGCCCGCCCACGCCTCCGACCAACTGGCCCGCTACGACTCCCTCGTGGCCGGATACCCCGGGCTCACCGACGCCAAGGTCAACGACTTCTTCAACGACGCGGCCTTCGGGGTCCCCGCCGACCAGGTCGAGTCGACCACCAGCCCGCGCCCCGACGTCACCATCACCCGTGACAAGAAGACCGGCGTCCCCCACATCAAGGGCACCACCCGCTACGGCACCTCCTTCGGCGCGGGCTACGCCGCCGCCCAGGACCGCCTCTGGCAGATGGACCTCTTCCGACACGTCGGCCGCGGGGACCTGACCCCCTTCGCCGGCGGCGCCCTCGCCAACCAGGGCCTGGAGCAGCAGTTCTGGCCGCAGGCCCCGTACACCGAGGCCGACCTCCAAGCCCAGGTGGACCGCATCCGCACCACCGATGGCGAGCGCGGGCGCCTCGCCATGGAGGACGCCCAGGCGTACGTGGACGGCATCAACCTCTACCGCACCCAGTCCAAGAACGGCCGCTACTTCCCCGGCGAGTACGTCCTCACCGGGCACATCGACTCGATCACCAACGCCGGTGAGATCCACCCCTTCAAGATCACCGACCTGATCGCCCTCGCCTCCGTCGTCGGCGGCCTCTTCGGTGGCGGCGGAGGAGGCGAGGTCCAGGCAGCGCTGTCCCTGCTGGCCGCCCAACAGAGGTACGGCCTGGAGGAGGGCACCCGGGTCTGGGAGTCCTTCCGACAGCGCAACGACCCCGAGACCGTGCTCACCGTCCACGACGGCACGAGCTTCCCGTACGCCCAGAAGCCCGCGAACCCGCAGGGCACAGCCCTCCCGGACGCCGGATCGGTCGTCGCCGAGCCGCTCGTGTACGACCGCAGCGGCGCGGCGACCGCCCCGGAGGCCGCCGACCCGCCGAGGCCCGTCAAACAGAGCACGTCCAACGCCCTGCTCGTCTCCGGCGCCCACACCGCGAGCGGCCACCCGGTGGCCGTGTTCGGCCCGCAGACCGGCTACCTCGCCCCCCAACTCCTCATGCTCCAGGAGCTCCAGGGTCCCGGCATCAGCGCCCGCGGCGCCTCCTTCGCCGGCGTCAGCATGTACGTCCAGCTCGGCCGCGGCCAGGACTACGCGTGGAGCGCCACCTCCGCCGGACAGGACATCACCGACACCTTCGCCGTGGAGCTGTGCGAACCGGGCGGGCAGCCCCCCACCCAGGCCGGCACGCACTACCTCTACCGCGGCACCTGCACACCCATGGAGAAACTGGAGCGCACCAACACCTGGAAGAAGTCCGTCGCCGACCCGACACCCGACGGCTCCTACCGCATGCAGGTGTGGCGCACGCACTACGGCATCGTCACCCACCGGGCCACCGTCGCCGGCAAGCCCGTCGCGTACACGGCGCTGCGCTCCACCTACCGCCACGAGGCCGACTCGATCATCGGCTTCCAGATGCTGAACGACCCCTCCTACGTCAAGGACGCCCACACCTTCCAGCAGGCCGCCGAGCACATCGGCTACGCCTTCAACTGGTTCTACGCCGACTCGCGCGAAGCGGCGTACTACAACAGCGGTGCGAACCCGGTCCGGGCAGCCGGAGTCGACGCCGCCCTGCCCGTGCACGCCCGGCAGCAGTACGAGTGGCAGGGCTTCGACCCGGCCGCCAACACCGCGGCCTACACCCCGCCCGCCGAACACCCGCGGTCCATCGGGCAGGACTACTACATCAGTTGGAACAACAAGCAGGCCAAGGACTACGGGGCGGCCGGCTTCGGGATGGGCGCCGTGCACCGCGGCGACCTCCTCGACCGCCGCGTCAAGGCGCTGGTGGCGGCGGGCGGGGTGACCCGGGCCAAGCTGACCCAGGCCATGGCCGAGGCCGCGGTCACCGACCTGCGCGCCGAGAACCTGCTGCCCGAGCTGCTCGCCGTCCTGCGCAGCGCGCCCGTCACCGATCCGGCGGTGAGCGCGGCGATCGACAAGCTGGCCGCCTGGCAGGCGAGCGGTGCCCAGCGCAAGGAGACCGCCCGGGGGTCGCGGACGTACGCGCACGCGGACGCCGTCCGGATCATGGACGCCTGGTGGCCGCTGCTGATCGAGGCGGAGTTCAGGCCCGGCCTCGGGGCCCCGCTCTACGACGCCCTGCGCGCCTCACTGACGGTCGACGAGGCGCCCAACGCCGGGCACGGGCCCACCGGTTCGCACGCCGGGTCGGCCTTCCAGTACGGCTGGTGGAGCTACGCCGACGAGGACCTGCGCATGGTGCTGGGACGGCCGGTGGTCGATCCGCCGTCCCAGGTCCACTGCGGGGGCGGCTCGCTGCCCGCGTGCCGGGAGGTCGTGGCCGCGACGCTGAAGCAGGCGGCCGCCGCTACCCCCGCGGCCGTGTACCCGGCCGACGGGACCTGCGCCGCCGGCAACCAGTGGTGCGCCGACTCGATCGTCCAGCGCCCGGTCGGCGGGCTCACCCACCCGCAGATCAACTGGCAGAACCGGCCCACCTACCAGCAGGTGACGGAGTTCGCCACGCACCGCTGA
- a CDS encoding DUF6114 domain-containing protein: MLLNLRRRWQRWRRSRPFWGGLFAILAGSWICVLPLAPLKIMLQQGVAGIPSVLMGIVMIVLGLTAWFAPPQRSLAGVLTTLIATAALVLSNLGGFLIGTLLGILGGGLMFAWQPYARGAGKAESAVAAPPPPTPHHDPQGAQP, from the coding sequence ATGCTTCTGAACCTACGGCGGCGCTGGCAGCGGTGGCGGCGCAGCAGACCTTTCTGGGGCGGGCTGTTCGCGATCCTGGCCGGGTCATGGATCTGTGTCCTGCCGCTGGCACCGCTGAAGATCATGCTCCAGCAGGGGGTGGCGGGTATCCCGTCCGTCCTGATGGGCATCGTGATGATCGTGCTCGGGCTCACCGCCTGGTTCGCTCCCCCACAGCGTTCCCTCGCGGGTGTCCTCACCACCCTGATCGCCACCGCCGCTCTGGTCCTGTCGAACCTCGGCGGGTTCCTGATCGGCACGCTCCTCGGCATCCTCGGCGGCGGCCTGATGTTCGCCTGGCAGCCGTACGCCCGCGGTGCCGGGAAGGCGGAGTCCGCCGTGGCCGCACCCCCTCCCCCCACCCCGCACCACGATCCCCAAGGAGCACAGCCATGA
- a CDS encoding DUF6230 family protein: MTGSPHLSDPSDDASGRVRWRRFAVLTVPAVAVTAGLGIALAQGVLAASFAVSGQQFKVSASSLEGEGFAQYGSVDVNARQELIPVAVTAIREAKLHSLCQSVVTSLPMIGDISLNLTAGNKSPVEATNLFVDATQLSGDAVFSNIEIGRDASTLDKGPAEAQGMQDLFAQQADTVSITGLQQTAWATNAGTFKLSGLSMNVSKGKKECF; encoded by the coding sequence ATGACCGGTTCTCCCCATTTATCCGACCCGTCCGACGATGCTTCCGGCCGCGTCCGCTGGCGCCGGTTCGCCGTCCTGACCGTCCCCGCCGTCGCCGTGACCGCCGGCCTCGGCATCGCCCTCGCGCAGGGCGTGCTCGCCGCCTCGTTCGCCGTGTCGGGACAGCAGTTCAAGGTGTCGGCGAGCAGCCTGGAGGGCGAGGGCTTCGCCCAGTACGGCAGCGTGGACGTCAACGCCCGCCAGGAGCTGATCCCGGTGGCCGTCACCGCCATCCGGGAGGCCAAGCTCCACAGCCTCTGCCAGTCCGTGGTCACCTCGCTCCCGATGATCGGGGACATCTCGCTCAACCTCACCGCCGGGAACAAGTCACCGGTCGAGGCGACCAACCTCTTCGTCGACGCCACCCAGCTCTCGGGCGACGCCGTCTTCAGCAACATCGAGATCGGGCGCGACGCGTCCACGCTCGACAAGGGTCCGGCCGAGGCGCAGGGGATGCAGGACCTCTTCGCCCAACAGGCCGACACGGTCAGCATCACCGGCCTCCAGCAGACGGCGTGGGCGACGAACGCCGGCACCTTCAAGCTCTCCGGGCTCAGCATGAACGTCAGCAAGGGCAAGAAGGAATGCTTCTGA
- a CDS encoding MerR family transcriptional regulator produces the protein MSSQVENGNGGASGDTGGRDTGGGGTGGGGGRYRREDVARAAGVKVRNLRYYQERGLLPPPRREGRIAWYSDDHLTRLRLISDLLGRGYTVNGIAELLQAWEEGGGLSQLLGLEREMTRDWVQEEPVTLSRRELRELFGPTATAEDTRRAAELGYVTIDGDLVTYPNRRLLEATLTLVRQGVPLAEILDAGEFVQAQAAAVADRFVGLFRRYVVDAAGPEGLAGLERLSATQLQHITAAVAALRPVAGEVVTSEFARAMARRVDAEVAELLRTEQ, from the coding sequence GTGAGCAGCCAGGTGGAGAACGGGAACGGCGGCGCGAGCGGCGACACGGGCGGCCGCGACACGGGCGGCGGTGGCACGGGCGGCGGTGGCGGGCGCTACCGCCGCGAGGACGTGGCCCGGGCGGCCGGCGTCAAGGTGCGCAACCTGCGCTACTACCAGGAGCGCGGGCTGCTGCCGCCGCCGCGCCGGGAGGGCCGGATCGCCTGGTACTCCGACGATCACCTGACCCGGCTGCGCCTGATCAGCGATCTGCTGGGCCGCGGCTACACGGTCAACGGCATCGCCGAGCTGCTGCAGGCCTGGGAGGAAGGCGGCGGCCTGTCCCAACTGCTCGGCCTGGAACGGGAGATGACCCGCGACTGGGTCCAGGAGGAGCCGGTGACGCTGTCCCGGCGCGAGTTGCGGGAGCTGTTCGGCCCGACCGCGACCGCCGAGGACACCCGGCGGGCGGCCGAGCTCGGCTACGTGACGATCGACGGGGACCTGGTCACCTACCCGAACCGCCGGCTGCTGGAGGCCACGCTGACGCTGGTGCGCCAAGGCGTGCCGCTCGCGGAGATCCTGGATGCCGGGGAGTTCGTACAGGCGCAGGCCGCGGCGGTCGCGGACCGGTTCGTGGGGCTGTTCCGGCGCTATGTCGTCGACGCGGCGGGCCCGGAAGGCTTGGCGGGCCTGGAACGGCTTTCGGCCACGCAACTTCAGCACATCACGGCCGCGGTGGCCGCCCTGCGGCCGGTGGCCGGCGAGGTGGTGACCTCGGAGTTCGCGCGGGCGATGGCCCGGCGGGTGGATGCGGAGGTCGCCGAACTCCTGCGTACGGAGCAGTAG
- a CDS encoding methyltransferase: MNRLTTPFGSYELTRFPEDPRDRLRAWDAADEYLLRHLDSGTGERGPVDLAAAAGRITVLGDRWGTLTTALAAHRPTQITDSALTRAATAANLDRAGIGTAKSTVTLLTTQDPPPERIDVLLVRVPKSLALLEDQLYRLAPHVHAGTVVVGTGMVKEIHTSTLRLFEKILGPTKTSLAEKKARLIFCTPGTPGATRPTSAGPWPLTYTVDEDAGSASGLSVVNHAGIFCADRLDVGTRFFLQNLPTNTDGARVVDLGCGNGVVGTAVQAHDLDAEVVFTDESYQAVASARETYRANIREGRRTAEFHVGDGVAMLSPGSVDLVLSNPPFHSHQATTDATALRMFAQSRKVLRPGGELWIVANRHMGYHTHLRRLFGNSEVVASEPKFVVLRAVKQDRPRAM; the protein is encoded by the coding sequence ATGAACCGCCTCACCACACCCTTCGGCTCCTACGAGCTCACCCGCTTCCCCGAGGACCCGCGCGACCGGCTCCGTGCCTGGGACGCCGCGGACGAGTACCTGCTGCGCCACCTCGACTCCGGTACCGGTGAGCGGGGACCGGTGGACCTGGCCGCCGCCGCCGGCCGGATCACCGTGCTCGGGGACCGCTGGGGGACGCTGACGACGGCGCTCGCCGCGCACCGCCCGACGCAGATCACCGACTCCGCCCTCACCCGCGCCGCCACCGCCGCGAACCTGGACCGGGCCGGCATCGGAACGGCCAAGTCGACGGTGACCCTGCTCACCACCCAGGACCCGCCGCCCGAGCGGATCGACGTCCTGCTGGTGCGCGTGCCCAAGAGCCTGGCGCTGCTGGAGGACCAGCTGTACCGGCTGGCGCCGCACGTCCACGCGGGCACCGTCGTCGTCGGCACCGGCATGGTCAAGGAGATCCACACCTCCACGCTGCGCCTGTTCGAGAAGATCCTCGGCCCGACGAAGACCTCGCTCGCGGAGAAGAAGGCGCGGCTGATCTTCTGCACGCCGGGCACCCCCGGCGCGACCCGCCCCACCTCCGCCGGACCGTGGCCGCTGACGTACACGGTGGACGAGGACGCCGGATCCGCCTCCGGCCTGTCCGTCGTCAACCACGCCGGGATCTTCTGTGCCGACCGGCTCGACGTCGGCACCCGCTTCTTCCTGCAGAACCTGCCGACCAACACCGACGGTGCCCGCGTCGTGGACCTGGGCTGCGGCAACGGCGTCGTCGGCACGGCCGTCCAGGCCCACGACCTGGATGCGGAGGTCGTGTTCACCGACGAGTCCTACCAGGCGGTCGCCTCGGCGCGGGAGACCTACCGGGCGAACATCCGCGAGGGTCGGCGCACCGCCGAGTTCCACGTCGGCGACGGCGTCGCGATGCTCTCCCCCGGCTCCGTCGATCTGGTGCTGAGCAACCCGCCCTTCCACTCGCACCAGGCCACGACGGACGCGACGGCGCTGCGGATGTTCGCGCAGTCGCGCAAGGTGCTGCGCCCGGGCGGCGAACTGTGGATCGTCGCCAACCGGCACATGGGCTACCACACCCACCTGCGCCGGCTCTTCGGCAACAGTGAAGTCGTCGCGAGCGAGCCGAAGTTCGTGGTCCTGCGCGCGGTCAAGCAGGATCGCCCGCGAGCCATGTGA
- a CDS encoding tetratricopeptide repeat protein, with the protein MNAPTTYFEHGTAAERWARAQLFFDAKEYATAARILETLAAEAPEQLAPRLLLARAYYHSAQLSRAERELRAILERWPVEDYAQLMLGRTLERLGRAAEARPYLRMAAAMAGEFPE; encoded by the coding sequence ATGAACGCGCCGACGACGTACTTCGAGCACGGGACGGCGGCCGAGCGCTGGGCGCGCGCCCAGCTCTTCTTCGACGCGAAGGAGTACGCGACGGCCGCCCGCATCCTGGAGACGCTGGCGGCCGAGGCCCCCGAGCAACTGGCGCCCCGGCTGCTGCTGGCCCGCGCCTACTACCACTCCGCCCAGCTCTCCCGCGCCGAGCGCGAGCTGCGCGCCATCCTGGAGCGCTGGCCGGTCGAGGACTACGCACAGCTGATGCTCGGTCGCACCCTGGAGCGGCTGGGGCGGGCCGCCGAGGCCCGTCCGTACCTGCGGATGGCGGCCGCCATGGCCGGCGAGTTCCCCGAGTAG
- a CDS encoding pirin family protein, with protein MSNLDRQPALSACGGRGFVVAEPVRELLSPRTVKLGESTEVRRLLPNLGRRMVGAWCFVDHYGPDDIADEPGMQVAPHPHSGLQTVSWLHEGEVLHRDSVGSLETIRPRELGLMTSGRGISHSEESPRPHARFLHGAQLWVALPDAHRDVEPHFQHHGDLPTVTAPGLTATVILGTLDTATSPGSAYSPIVGADLTLAAGTETRLPLDPDFEYAVLSMSGEAHVDDVPVLPGSMLYLGCGRTELPLRATSDASLMLLGGEPFEEEIVMFWNWIGRSHDDIVQAREDWMNGSRFGEVKGYDGPPIPAPELPPTHLKARGRVR; from the coding sequence ATGAGCAATCTCGATCGCCAGCCCGCTCTTTCCGCCTGCGGCGGCCGTGGCTTCGTCGTGGCCGAACCGGTGCGCGAGCTCCTCAGCCCGCGCACGGTCAAGCTCGGGGAGTCCACCGAGGTCCGCCGACTCCTGCCGAACCTGGGCCGCCGCATGGTGGGCGCCTGGTGCTTCGTGGACCACTACGGCCCGGACGACATCGCCGACGAGCCCGGCATGCAGGTCGCACCGCACCCGCACTCCGGGCTCCAGACGGTGAGCTGGCTGCACGAGGGAGAGGTGCTGCACCGCGACAGCGTCGGCAGCCTGGAGACGATCCGCCCCCGGGAACTGGGCCTGATGACCTCCGGCCGCGGCATCAGCCACTCGGAGGAGAGCCCCCGCCCGCACGCCCGCTTCCTGCACGGCGCCCAGCTGTGGGTGGCCCTGCCGGACGCCCACCGCGACGTGGAACCGCACTTCCAGCACCATGGCGACCTCCCGACGGTCACGGCCCCGGGGCTGACGGCGACGGTCATCCTGGGCACCCTGGACACGGCGACCTCGCCGGGCTCGGCGTACAGCCCGATCGTGGGCGCGGACCTGACCCTGGCGGCGGGCACGGAAACCCGCCTCCCGCTGGACCCGGACTTCGAGTACGCGGTCCTGTCGATGTCGGGCGAGGCCCACGTGGACGACGTCCCGGTCCTCCCGGGCTCGATGCTCTACCTCGGCTGCGGCCGCACGGAACTCCCCCTGCGGGCGACCTCGGACGCGAGCCTGATGCTCCTGGGCGGAGAGCCGTTCGAGGAGGAGATCGTGATGTTCTGGAACTGGATCGGACGGTCACACGATGATATCGTGCAGGCCCGCGAGGACTGGATGAATGGGTCCCGATTCGGCGAGGTCAAGGGCTACGACGGCCCTCCGATTCCGGCCCCCGAGCTCCCGCCGACGCACCTGAAAGCCAGGGGAAGGGTGCGTTGA
- a CDS encoding HNH endonuclease, producing the protein MAGTRNASRQARLLAATERIEEAGEQFRCAAQQGSLHTLECAAFALPNISAAEAVAWIYENGMLGTKNGRVIYEQLRTAPQHDRCPLCGHGVVRTLDHVLPKKSFPALCVDPLNLVPACADCNHAKGDALPTSLETTPLHPYLDRIDDDHWLDARIVDDSPLWLEFFVSPSPSWDQVLADRVRYHFGLFGLSSLFAIQANRTLSSILSLLTALRHTGGAQEVRNYLAEEAATRLADRPNGWEGVTYRTLASSDIFCNGGVIP; encoded by the coding sequence GTGGCCGGCACCCGGAACGCGTCCCGCCAGGCACGACTTCTGGCCGCCACTGAACGCATCGAGGAAGCAGGCGAGCAATTCCGGTGCGCGGCCCAGCAAGGCTCCCTGCACACCCTGGAGTGCGCGGCCTTCGCCCTACCGAATATCTCAGCGGCCGAAGCCGTGGCGTGGATCTACGAGAACGGCATGCTCGGTACAAAGAACGGTCGAGTCATCTACGAGCAGCTGAGGACAGCCCCGCAACATGATCGTTGCCCCTTGTGCGGACACGGGGTCGTCAGAACCCTTGACCACGTCCTGCCAAAGAAGTCGTTCCCTGCCTTGTGCGTCGATCCCTTGAATCTGGTGCCCGCCTGCGCCGACTGCAACCACGCCAAGGGCGACGCCCTCCCGACGAGTCTTGAGACGACTCCCCTGCACCCCTACCTCGACCGCATCGACGATGACCACTGGCTCGACGCGAGGATCGTGGACGACAGCCCTCTTTGGCTCGAATTCTTCGTCAGCCCCTCGCCATCCTGGGATCAAGTCCTCGCTGACCGAGTTCGGTACCACTTCGGACTTTTTGGACTGTCCAGTCTCTTCGCCATCCAAGCGAACCGCACCCTGAGCAGCATCCTCAGCCTGCTCACCGCTCTGCGTCACACCGGTGGGGCCCAGGAAGTGCGCAACTACTTGGCGGAGGAGGCCGCCACACGCCTCGCTGACCGCCCCAACGGCTGGGAAGGAGTCACTTACCGGACTCTGGCGAGCAGCGACATTTTCTGCAACGGCGGCGTCATACCCTGA
- a CDS encoding AAA family ATPase — MTLYQLWFRNHGSLIELGAVKIGYADLIRGERPLEAGSFTTLTGLDQRLYWFSVGQSDLYYENIRKLGSETRRAVLSGLCDMALDPSVFATAMQWDVTHTSLLRSLESRTVAAQFRRIAQGGPRLTEYRFDYLGPARHGSSDGSTTKPWHLSFSVEPHAQPPTNIHVLIGRNGVGKTTVLGDITRAVVHPEEDSDAVGRLIWGEDGPGSFVNVVCVTFSAFDPAQEQFESEQGAAEQGELEGWDGALDVADGQPPPAAEDNVAGVSYRYVGLAKVDELGRPTRERKTRLDLSKEFAKSVEEVVAAGRVHSWIKALEALGSDPYFFESPVRSFAQALLDRGVFGRTSDRDTALEIFSSLSSGHAIVLLTMTRLVETVAERSLVLLDEPEGHLHPPLLASFVRALSDLLTDRNAVALLGTHSPVVLQEVPRSCVWKVSRRGTMQPERPSIETYGENVGVLTHEIFGLEVRRSGFHAEIEKAVRELGTYEQVLARFGGQLGGEAKGLVRILLAYQTSQGRR; from the coding sequence ATGACCCTCTACCAACTGTGGTTCCGTAACCACGGATCGCTCATCGAGTTGGGTGCGGTAAAGATCGGGTATGCCGACCTCATTCGGGGCGAGAGACCTCTCGAGGCAGGATCGTTCACCACGCTCACAGGACTTGATCAGCGCCTGTACTGGTTTTCCGTGGGGCAGAGCGACCTCTATTACGAGAACATCCGCAAGCTTGGTAGTGAGACGCGGCGCGCGGTCTTGAGCGGTCTGTGCGATATGGCGCTCGACCCCTCGGTCTTCGCGACCGCCATGCAATGGGACGTCACACACACATCGCTGCTGCGCAGCCTCGAGTCACGGACGGTGGCAGCCCAGTTCCGGCGCATCGCGCAGGGCGGCCCCCGGCTCACGGAGTACCGCTTCGACTACCTGGGCCCCGCCAGGCACGGCAGCTCGGACGGCAGTACCACGAAACCCTGGCACCTCTCCTTTTCAGTCGAGCCGCATGCACAGCCCCCCACTAACATTCACGTGCTGATCGGTCGGAACGGGGTCGGAAAGACCACGGTGCTCGGCGACATCACCAGGGCCGTCGTACATCCGGAAGAGGACAGCGATGCCGTCGGGCGTCTCATCTGGGGCGAGGATGGACCCGGCTCCTTCGTCAACGTGGTCTGCGTGACCTTCAGCGCCTTCGACCCGGCTCAGGAGCAGTTCGAGTCGGAACAGGGCGCTGCTGAACAGGGTGAGCTGGAAGGCTGGGACGGTGCGCTGGACGTTGCCGACGGCCAACCACCTCCCGCGGCCGAGGACAACGTTGCGGGTGTCTCCTACAGGTATGTGGGCCTTGCCAAGGTGGATGAGCTGGGGCGCCCGACTCGGGAGCGCAAGACGCGCCTTGACCTAAGCAAGGAGTTCGCCAAGAGCGTGGAGGAGGTTGTTGCTGCCGGCCGAGTCCACAGTTGGATCAAGGCGCTAGAGGCGTTGGGTAGCGACCCGTACTTCTTCGAATCTCCGGTCCGCTCCTTCGCGCAGGCTCTCCTGGACCGAGGCGTGTTCGGCCGTACGAGCGACCGTGACACTGCTTTGGAGATCTTTTCCAGTCTCAGCTCGGGGCATGCGATTGTCCTGCTGACGATGACGCGTCTGGTGGAAACCGTCGCCGAGCGGTCGCTGGTGCTCCTCGACGAGCCTGAAGGACATCTACATCCCCCGCTTCTGGCGTCCTTCGTCAGGGCCCTGTCCGACCTGCTCACCGACCGCAATGCGGTCGCACTCCTGGGCACCCACTCGCCGGTGGTCCTGCAGGAGGTCCCGCGCTCCTGTGTCTGGAAGGTCAGCCGCCGGGGCACCATGCAGCCGGAGCGGCCATCGATCGAGACCTACGGCGAGAACGTCGGGGTTCTCACCCACGAGATATTCGGCCTCGAAGTCCGGCGGTCCGGGTTTCACGCCGAGATCGAGAAGGCAGTCCGGGAACTGGGCACGTACGAGCAGGTCCTGGCCCGATTCGGCGGACAGCTCGGCGGGGAGGCGAAGGGCCTCGTGCGGATTCTGCTCGCCTACCAAACGTCGCAGGGGCGCCGCTGA